Proteins from a genomic interval of Lolium perenne isolate Kyuss_39 chromosome 1, Kyuss_2.0, whole genome shotgun sequence:
- the LOC127327524 gene encoding exosome complex component RRP41 homolog — MEHVNPLTGFRVDGRRPNEMRQLRGEVGVVSRADGSALFEMGNTRVIAAVYGPREIQNRSQQVNLKEALVRCEYRMAEFSTGDRRRKPKGDRRSTEISLVIRQTMEASILTHLMPHSQIDIFVQVLQADGGTRSACINAATLALADAGIPMKDIVTSCSAGYLCSTPLLDLNYIEDSAGGPDVTVGILAKMDKVTLLQMDAKLPMDTFETVMELATEGCKAIATYIREVLLENTKQLECQRG, encoded by the exons ATGGAGCACGTGAACCCTCTCACCGGCTTCCGAGTCGACGGGCGCCGCCCCAACGAG ATGCGGCAGCTCAGGGGCGAGGTCGGCGTCGTCTCCAGGGCCGACGG GTCGGCGCTGTTCGAGATGGGCAACACCCGGGTCATCGCCGCCGTCTACGGCCCTCGAGAG ATCCAGAACAGAAGTCAGCAAGTAAACTTGAAAGAGGCTTTG GTGCGTTGTGAATATCGAATGGCAGAATTCAGCACTGGGGACCGAAGGAGAAAGCCAAAAGGTGACAG GCGATCAACAGAAATTTCACTTGTTATTAGACAAACAATGGAGGCAAGCATATTAACACATTTGATGCCACACTCACAG ATTGATATTTTTGTCCAAGTTCTTCAAGCTGATGGTG GAACAAGGTCAGCATGCATCAATGCTGCAACACTAGCACTTGCAGATGCTGGGATTCCAATGAAAGACATTGTTACGTCTTGCAGTGCTGGATATCTGTGTTCTACTCCTTTGCTTG ATCTGAATTATATAGAAGACAGTGCTGGAGGTCCAGATGTCACTGTTGGCATTCTTGCAAAGATGGACAAAGTGACTCTTCTGCAG ATGGATGCAAAGTTACCGATGGACACATTTGAAACTGTAATGGAACTTGCAACCGAAGGGTGCAAAGCGATCGCAACCTACATACGAGAG GTGCTGTTGGAGAACACAAAACAGCTGGAGTGTCAGCGTGGTTAG
- the LOC127327521 gene encoding uncharacterized protein — translation MPPAQKKKDQAMTTAKPKPGVPRETVASAVSALTKWMRERASEAPPNLLADERDDLVVLQLTLRRVPAKPATKPHLLPLPHPVVAHSAASVCAISDDRAGSGSPAAAAILDAARALGLPVSEVVPFSAVRTDYRPYESRRRFAASHDLFLADRALLPMLPRLLGKAFYASKKAPLAVDFTRAGWPEQVRKVVNSTFLYLRTGTCSGIKVGRLDMGEEEIVENVMAAVETAVEKIPKNWANVRALHLKAVDSVALPIYQAVPELGLKIEVPVERLEGEVIDASEGETGKKQKMKALKNAEGAKGESVKYKRKRNKKDQTEDVVMEEVQEASEKRMKREDAPAVEVSADDGLKVSKKGKGKKRALASAVEDASPAEKKGRKSERASKDAGKQAPEEVEDVGSKKSKGKKAEVKEGKKKKSMKGSPDDGEILVDGESIPDTKEEKKSNSKKLSGDKMKKRTRARGSCC, via the coding sequence ATGCCGCCGGCGCAGAAGAAGAAGGACCAGGCCATGACCACGGCCAAGCCCAAGCCCGGCGTGCCCCGCGAGACGGTGGCCAGCGCCGTTTCCGCGCTGACCAAGTGGATGCGCGAGCGCGCCTCGGAGGCACCCCCGAACCTGCTCGCCGACGAGCGGGACGACCTGGTCGTGCTCCAGCTCACGCTGCGCCGCGTCCCGGCCAAACCCGCCACCAAGCCGCACCTGCTCCCGCTCCCGCACCCCGTCGTCGCGCACTCCGCCGCCTCCGTCTGCGCCATCTCCGACGACCGCGCCGGGTCCggctcccccgccgccgccgccatcctcGACGCGGccagggccctgggcctccccgtcTCCGAGGTCGTGCCCTTCTCCGCCGTGCGCACCGACTACCGCCCCTACGAGTCGCGCCGCCGCTTCGCCGCCTCGCACGACCTCTTCCTCGCCGACCGCGCCCTGCTCCCCATGCTGCCCCGCCTCCTCGGCAAGGCCTTCTACGCCTCCAAGAAGGCGCCCCTCGCGGTCGACTTCACCCGCGCCGGGTGGCCGGAGCAGGTCCGCAAGGTTGTGAACTCTACTTTCCTCTACTTGCGCACCGGGACCTGCTCCGGGATCAAGGTGGGCAGGCTCGACAtgggggaggaggagattgtggagAATGTCATGGCGGCGGTGGAGACTGCTGTGGAGAAGATCCCCAAGAACTGGGCTAATGTGAGGGCGCTTCATTTGAAGGCGGTGGATTCCGTCGCGCTGCCGATATACCAGGCTGTGCCAGAGTTGGGCCTCAAGATCGAGGTTCCGGTTGAGCGATTGGAGGGAGAGGTCATCGATGCCTCGGAAGGGGAGACTGGCAAGAAGCAGAAGATGAAGGCGTTGAAAAATGCTGAAGGTGCCAAGGGGGAGAGTGTCAAGtacaagaggaagaggaacaagAAGGATCAGACTGAGGATGTTGTGATGGAGGAAGTCCAGGAGGCGAGTgagaagaggatgaagagggaGGATGCACCTGCTGTAGAGGTTTCTGCTGATGACGGCCTCAAGGTTTCAAAGAAGGGTAAGGGTAAGAAGCGTGCATTGGCCTCTGCGGTGGAGGATGCCAGCCCGGCGGAAAAGAAGGGTAGAAAGAGTGAGCGTGCATCTAAGGATGCTGGCAAGCAAGCACCCGAGGAAGTGGAGGATGTAGGCAGCAAGAAGAGTAAGGGTAAGAAGGCAGAGGTCAaagaggggaagaagaagaagagcatgaAGGGTAGTCCTGATGATGGTGAAATCCTTGTGGATGGGGAAAGCATTCCTGAtacaaaggaagagaagaagagcaACAGTAAGAAACTAAGTGGGGACAAGATGAAGAAAAGAACCAGGGCCAGGGGTTCCTGCTGTTGA
- the LOC127327523 gene encoding protein NINJA homolog 1, with protein sequence MDDGLELSLGLSLGAGGSSGKSKASTDVQLEPKAEPQVEESSSKGVSQQAPDAPFVHYYQTTAETQEHSSKQRRSPATPPFGNFWGQQGGSPAPVAEGSGEPVTHQAQLPRYQDGWNSNNNGNNPEENNPVSSKRKLLSEEASFQKKHHAAADQPDAFSKCSDGGVKNAPISISTDDGSTGENEDVADSEAEGSNSWLVAQREDSAKGSVVNRGSDIKRSGDEAAGGFQGKRQPSFSGSESSSGKLPHGNTLQPSNVVVLPYQGQTQASAPPGIINVSNFPPVSTVQFRPPINNGAAAQTMGGSSQVAFGYPTGQLPILETGSSWAFGAPPQAISSFAAKQAEQSGANQAGDGKKPQEAGTSSSAHVAGDKRSDRVLPLMGSAIRPGIAPNVKFGGSGSYPDLPWVSTTGTGPNGRTISGVTYNFGKNEVKIVCACHGTHMTPEEFIRHASVDATGQENNTTMSVFPAGNQAASAQN encoded by the exons ATGGATGATGGCCTTGAGCTTAGTTTGGGCCTCTCGTTGGGTGCCGGTGGGTCTTCAGGGAAGTCCAAGGCATCAACAGATGTTCAGCTAGAACCTAAAGCGGAACCTCAGGTGGAAGAAAGCAGCAGCAAAGGTGTCTCGCAACAAGCACCGGATGCTCCGTTTGTGCACTACTATCAGACAACTGCCGAGACCCAAGAACACAGTAGCAAGCAGAGGCGCAGCCCTGCGACGCCTCCGTTCGGGAACTTCTGGGGACAGCAGGGAGGTTCCCCTGCACCTGTGGCAGAAGGATCCGGTGAGCCAGTGACACATCAAGCTCAGCTTCCCAGGTATCAAGATGGGTGGAATTCTAATAACAATGGAAATAATCCTGAGGAGAACAACCCAGTCTCGAGTAAACGCAAGTTGCTTTCTGAAGAGGCAAGCTTTCAGAAGAAACATCATGCTGCTGCTGACCAGCCTGATGCATTCAGCAAGTGCTCTGATGGAGGTGTGAAAAATGCACCGATTTCAATTAGCACGGATGATGGTTCAACCGGTGAAAATGAGGATGTCGCAGACTCAGAAGCAGAAGGCTCAAACTCTTGGTTAGTTGCACAGCGTGAAGACAGTGCTAAGGGCTCCGTTGTAAATAGAGGATCTGATATAAAGAGATCTGGTGATGAAGCCGCAGGTGGTTTTCAAGGAAAGAGACAACCAAGTTTCTCAGGAAGTGAATCTAGCTCTGGAAAGTTGCCCCATGGAAATACTTTACAACCATCAAATGTAGTGGTTCTGCCATATCAAGGCCAAACTCAGGCTTCAGCTCCCCCCGGCATAATTAATGTATCAAATTTTCCTCCGGTATCTACAGTACAGTTCAGGCCACCCATAAACAATGGAGCAGCTGCCCAGACGATGGGTGGTTCCTCCCAGGTTGCTTTTGGTTACCCAACAGGTCAGCTGCCAATACTTGAAACAGGCTCTTCATGGGCATTTGGTGCTCCACCTCAGGCTATTTCTTCTTTTGCTGCAAAGCAAGCTGAACAATCAGGTGCAAATCAAGCTGGTGATGGCAAGAAACCTCAAG AGGCTGGCACATCTTCCTCTGCTCATGTGGCGGGTGATAAGAGGTCGGATAGGGTATTGCCTCTTATGGGTTCTGCTATAAGGCCGGGCATTGCCCCAAATGTCAAATTTGGAGGGTCCGGATCATATCCTGATCTTCCCTGGGTTTCTACAACCGGGACTGGGCCAAATGGCAGGACCATATCGGGTGTAACATACAATTTCGGCAAAAACGAAGTGAAGATTGTATGTGCTTGCCATGGCACCCACATGACACCGGAGGAGTTTATTCGACACGCGAGTGTGGACGCCACGGGCCAAGAGAATAATACAACTATGTCGGTGTTTCCTGCCGGGAACCAAGCAGCCTCAGCCCAAAACTAA
- the LOC127327522 gene encoding uncharacterized protein yields the protein MSAGGAFGGNRGARPVPPEKGVFPLDHLHECDLEKKDYLACLKSTGAQSEKCRMFSKKYLECRMERNLMAKQDMSELGFSNADVVVTPAKENNKLESPEKK from the exons ATGAGTGCAG GTGGTGCGTTTGGTGGAAATAGGGGAGCGAGACCTGTACCTCCTGAAAAAGGTGTATTTCCACTCGATCACTTGCATGAGTGCGACCTG GAGAAGAAGGACTATCTTGCCTGCCTGAAATCAACAGGAGCTCAGTCTGAAAAGTGCCGGATGTTCTCAAAGAAATACTTGGAGTGTAGGATGGAGAG GAACCTGATGGCAAAGCAAGATATGTCAGAGCTTGGCTTCAGTAATGCAGACGTTGTGGTTACACCTGCCAAGGAGAACAACAAATTGGAGAGTCCAGAGAAGAAATAG